The following are from one region of the Pseudomonadota bacterium genome:
- the tssG gene encoding type VI secretion system baseplate subunit TssG, giving the protein MATKQRQEIPSVAETLWQDTFDFEFHQVIKLLEQLNPEVTALGAGVTPKDEAVNIKARISLSSSSSDIYSLEQTETSLPPTINVNFWGIAGLQGPLPTPYTELILERMRNKDHTLKDFLDIFNHRLVSILHRIAKKYLPALNTLKPHQTLLGQCVQSFTGTDPQYTSEETLGMHPHSLLFYSGLLWQQPRSAAGLKHILSHYFAVPVSIKGFQGQWIELEPSQWTHIGARSQFSSLGRGAMLGTKVWYSATRSTIRIGPLDEITFRRFLKTGDAYGPLFKVIQFYLPPHHKTDINLVIRAKDVCNSKLDGKTQLGWTSWLKSRKSEENDDQVRLF; this is encoded by the coding sequence ATGGCAACCAAACAGCGGCAAGAGATACCTTCTGTAGCAGAGACCCTCTGGCAAGATACATTTGACTTTGAATTTCATCAAGTCATTAAGCTTCTGGAGCAACTGAATCCTGAAGTTACCGCACTTGGTGCAGGGGTAACTCCAAAAGACGAAGCCGTCAACATTAAGGCGCGCATTTCGCTGTCATCTTCTTCCAGTGACATTTACAGTCTCGAGCAAACCGAAACATCATTGCCTCCAACCATTAACGTAAATTTTTGGGGAATTGCTGGACTGCAAGGGCCCCTGCCCACACCTTATACCGAGCTTATTCTTGAGAGGATGCGCAATAAAGACCATACCCTCAAAGACTTCCTTGATATCTTTAACCACCGTTTGGTTTCTATCCTACATCGAATTGCCAAGAAATATCTGCCAGCTCTAAACACCCTGAAACCACATCAAACCCTGTTGGGACAATGTGTGCAATCTTTTACCGGGACAGACCCACAATACACGAGTGAAGAGACCTTAGGTATGCATCCGCACAGTCTGCTTTTTTACTCTGGTCTCCTATGGCAACAACCTCGTTCAGCAGCAGGACTCAAGCATATCCTCAGTCATTATTTTGCAGTCCCTGTATCCATCAAAGGTTTCCAAGGGCAATGGATTGAACTAGAGCCATCACAATGGACCCACATTGGCGCGCGCAGCCAATTTAGCAGCCTAGGACGGGGGGCAATGCTAGGCACCAAAGTGTGGTATAGCGCCACCCGCAGTACGATTCGCATTGGCCCACTGGATGAAATAACTTTCAGACGCTTTTTAAAAACCGGGGATGCGTACGGACCACTGTTTAAAGTTATTCAATTTTATCTTCCACCGCATCATAAGACAGATATCAATCTGGTCATACGCGCAAAAGACGTCTGTAACAGCAAGCTTGATGGCAAGACCCAATTGGGTTGGACCTCGTGGCTTAAAAGTAGGAAATCAGAGGAAAATGATGATCAAGTGCGATTGTTTTAA
- a CDS encoding UDP-glucose/GDP-mannose dehydrogenase family protein produces the protein MQVVMIGAGYVGLVSATCFSEFGHSVVCVDSNQHRVDALKSGQIPIFEPGLDELVACNQDRGSLSFTTDMSKAVQQADVIFIAVGTPSRRGDGHADLSFVFQAVREVATALDHDAVIVIKSTVPVGTAAKAEAIARKANAKIKIDVVSNPEFLREGSAVEDFMRPDRIVIGTNSQHAESVMRHLYRPHYLNETPMVITNPESSELIKYASNAYLASRVTFINEVANLCERCGADVQTVAKGMGLDGRIGSKFLHAGPGYGGSCFPKDTRALVQTAKDYGVDLNIVQSAVTVNEERKLQMVDKIISACGGNVQNKTLAILGVAFKPNTDDTRESPSLKIIRTLQSKSVNIRVFDPKGRSMAEPELGDAYWANDTYDAVAGADAVVIITEWNEFRALDMARLKVLLKAPVMVDLRNIYQPKEMAASGFDYFSVGRETAFGASKLSKCA, from the coding sequence ATGCAAGTTGTAATGATTGGTGCCGGTTATGTTGGTTTAGTGTCAGCCACATGTTTTTCTGAATTTGGGCACTCTGTTGTTTGTGTTGACTCAAATCAACATCGGGTTGATGCTCTAAAGTCCGGTCAAATTCCCATCTTTGAACCAGGTCTTGATGAGCTTGTGGCTTGTAATCAAGACCGTGGATCTTTGAGTTTTACCACGGATATGTCTAAAGCTGTCCAACAAGCCGATGTGATTTTTATTGCTGTTGGCACCCCATCGCGTCGCGGCGATGGTCACGCTGATCTTAGTTTTGTGTTTCAAGCGGTTAGAGAAGTGGCTACTGCTCTTGATCATGATGCAGTCATCGTAATCAAATCGACGGTTCCTGTGGGAACAGCTGCAAAAGCAGAAGCAATCGCTCGCAAAGCCAATGCAAAGATTAAAATTGACGTTGTGTCTAATCCAGAGTTTTTACGAGAAGGATCAGCGGTCGAGGATTTTATGCGTCCTGATCGGATTGTCATTGGCACCAACAGCCAGCATGCAGAAAGTGTGATGCGCCATTTGTATAGGCCGCACTATTTAAACGAAACCCCAATGGTGATAACCAATCCTGAATCTTCTGAGTTGATCAAGTACGCATCGAATGCTTATTTAGCCAGCCGTGTCACCTTTATTAATGAGGTGGCCAACTTGTGTGAGCGATGCGGCGCTGACGTGCAAACCGTTGCCAAGGGAATGGGGCTGGATGGCCGTATTGGTAGCAAATTTTTGCATGCCGGCCCTGGCTATGGTGGGTCGTGTTTCCCAAAAGACACCAGAGCTTTGGTGCAAACCGCCAAAGACTATGGAGTTGATTTGAACATCGTGCAATCAGCAGTGACGGTGAATGAGGAACGCAAACTGCAAATGGTTGATAAAATTATTTCTGCCTGTGGTGGTAATGTGCAGAATAAAACGCTAGCGATTCTTGGTGTCGCTTTCAAACCCAATACCGATGATACACGCGAAAGTCCGAGTCTTAAAATTATCAGGACCTTGCAGTCTAAGAGCGTGAACATACGCGTATTTGACCCCAAGGGAAGATCAATGGCAGAACCGGAGCTTGGTGATGCTTATTGGGCCAATGACACCTACGATGCTGTTGCTGGAGCGGATGCGGTGGTAATTATCACTGAGTGGAATGAGTTTCGAGCCCTCGATATGGCAAGGCTTAAAGTTTTGCTGAAGGCACCTGTTATGGTGGATCTACGCAATATTTATCAACCAAAAGAAATGGCTGCGTCAGGTTTTGATTATTTTTCTGTTGGAAGAGAAACAGCGTTTGGTGCATCAAAATTATCGAAGTGTGCTTAA